The following coding sequences are from one Lolium rigidum isolate FL_2022 chromosome 6, APGP_CSIRO_Lrig_0.1, whole genome shotgun sequence window:
- the LOC124666290 gene encoding stearoyl-[acyl-carrier-protein] 9-desaturase 2, chloroplastic: MASRMALCPHDVALCLSSPFAAGSGRRRRSSSVRVLAVASSAKVESKKPFAPPREVHVQVTHSMPPQKMEIFQSLDGWARDNLLLHLKPVEKCWQPQDFLPDPASDGFHDEVKELRERAKEIPDDYLVCLVGDMITEEALPTYQTMLNTLDGVRDETGASPTAWAVWTRAWTAEENRHGDLLNKYLYLTGRVDMRQIEKTIQYLIGSGMDPRTENNPYLGFIYTSFQERATFISHGNTARHAKDFGDLKLAQICGIIASDEKRHETAYTKIVEKLFEIDPDGTVLALADMMRKKIAMPAHLMFDGQDEKLFDHFSMVAQRLGVYTARDYADILEFLVGRWKVPELTGLSGEGHKAQDYLCTLAGRIRKLDERAQSRAKQAGKMPFSWVYGREVQM; encoded by the exons atggCCTCCAGGATGGCGCTCTGCCCCCACGACGTCGCGCTCTGCCTCTCCTCCCCGTTCGCCGCCGGCagcgggcgccgccgccgcagcagcagcgtCAGGGTCCTCGCCGTCGCGTCGTCCGCTAA GGTTGAGAGTAAGAAGCCGTTTGCTCCTCCAAGAGAGGTGCATGTCCAGGTTACACATTCAATGCCACCTCAGAAGATGGAAATATTCCAGTCTCTTGATGGTTGGGCTAGAGATAATCTCTTGCTACATCTTAAGCCAGTCGAGAAGTGTTGGCAACCGCAGGATTTCCTCCCTGATCCAGCATCTGATGGATTTCATGATGAAGTAAAGGAACTCAGAGAACGTGCCAAGGAAATCCCTGATGACTATCTTGTTTGTTTGGTTGGAGACATGATTACTGAGGAAGCTCTTCCTACATACCAGACTATGCTTAACACCCTTGATGGTGTCCGAGATGAAACAGGTGCAAGCCCCACCGCTTGGGCTGTTTGGACAAGAGCATGGACTGCTGAGGAGAATAGGCATGGTGACCTCCTAAACAAGTATCTCTACCTCACTGGGAGGGTGGACATGAGACAAATTGAGAAGACAATTCAGTATCTAATTGGGTCTGGAATG GATCCTAGGACAGAGAACAATCCATATCTTGGCTTCATCTACACCTCCTTCCAAGAGCGTGCGACCTTCATCTCACATGGAAATACTGCTCGCCATGCCAAGGACTTTGGTGACCTAAAGCTCGCACAGATCTGTGGTATCATTGCCTCAGATGAGAAGCGGCATGAGACTGCATACACCAAGATTGTTGAGAAGCTGTTCGAGATTGATCCAGATGGCACCGTGCTTGCTCTAGCtgacatgatgaggaagaagatcgcAATGCCTGCCCACCTGATGTTTGATGGGCAAGATGAGAAGCTGTTTGACCACTTCTCCATGGTGGCACAAAGGCTTGGTGTTTACACTGCAAGGGACTACGCCGACATTCTCGAGTTCCTTGTTGGCAGGTGGAAGGTTCCTGAACTGACTGGTCTTTCTGGCGAGGGACATAAGGCACAGGACTATCTCTGCACCCTTGCTGGAAGGATCAGGAAGTTGGACGAGAGGGCCCAATCTAGAGCCAAGCAAGCCGGTAAGATGCCCTTTAGCTGGGTATATGGAAGGGAAGTGCAGATGTGA
- the LOC124662855 gene encoding CBS domain-containing protein CBSX6-like encodes MAAIFFHHVVGDLTVGKPQIVELSDADTLHDAARAIAASPEGAVPVWRARAAPEEPPSGARFVGMISAVDIAAFVATAGDHAMQAKVGEVVQPNPDLLREVDPGTRLIDALELMRNGVKRFLVRKNGSWRGLTKRFSMLYNGKWLKNSESGSPSAASSSNRQLSPFISSVNRFCCLSREDILRFLIGCLGALAPIPLSPICSLGAINSHYCHVEASAPAMEAIQKIPRDPCGVAVVETTPDGVRKIIGDISAYKLWKCDYVAAAWALANLSAGQFVIGADENGSTPISAFLEPSISSSVVDETEPVRSPRLLKKFSSRSIGFLNSHANQMRSMYRGRSAPLTCRSTSSLAAVMAQMLSHRATHVWVTDAEAEEDGVLVGVVGYTDIFGAVTRSD; translated from the exons ATGGCCGCCATATTCTTCCACCACGTCGTCGGCGACCTCACCGTCGGGAAGCCCCAGATCGTCGAGCTCAGCGACGCCGACACgctccacgacgccgcgcgggccaTCGCTGCCAGCCCCGAGGGCGCCGTCCCCGTCTGGCGCGCGCGGGCCGCGCCCGAGGAGCCGCCCTCCGGGGCCCGGTTCGTCGGGATGATCTCCGCGGTCGACATCGCCGCCTtcgtcgccaccgccggcgaCCACGCCATGCAAGCCAAGGTCGGCGAGGTCGTGCAGCCCAACCCGGACCTGCTCAGGGAGGTCGATCCCGGCACCAG GTTGATCGATGCTCTGGAGCTGATGAGGAATGGAGTGAAGCGCTTCCTTGTTCGCAAGAATGGCTCCTGGAGAGGCCTAACCAAGCGGTTTTCAATGCTTTATAATGGGAAATGGCTAAAGAACTCGGAATCAGGATCCCCAAGCGCAGCTAGCAGCAGCAATAGGCAGCTGTCCCCGTTTATCAGTTCCGTGAACAGGTTTTGCTGTCTGTCAAGGGAAGATATTCTTCGGTTCCTAATCGGATGCCTCGGTGCTCTTGCTCCCATCCCACTATCTCCAATCTGTTCCCTTGGAGCCATCAACTCACACTACTGTCACGTCGAAGCATCCGCACCGGCCATGGAAGCAATCCAGAAGATCCCTCGAGACCCATGCGGTGTTGCTGTAGTCGAGACGACTCCAGATGGAGTCCGCAAGATCATAGGAGACATCTCTGCCTACAAGCTGTGGAAGTGCGACTATGTCGCTGCTGCGTGGGCGCTGGCGAACCTGTCGGCAGGACAGTTCGTCATCGGCGCAGACGAGAACGGGTCGACGCCTATCTCCGCCTTCCTGGAGCCTTCCATCAGCTCGTCGGTGGTGGATGAGACCGAGCCCGTGCGCTCTCCCAGGCTGCTGAAGAAGTTCAGCAGCAGGAGCATCGGGTTCCTGAACAGCCACGCGAACCAGATGAGGAGCATGTACCGGGGGCGCAGCGCTCCGCTGACATGCAGGAGCACGAGCTCGCTTGCAGCGGTCATGGCACAGATGCTGTCCCACCGGGCGACACACGTTTGGGTGACTGACGCGGAGGCCGAGGAGGATGGCGTCCTCGTTGGCGTGGTGGGGTACACCGACATCTTCGGCGCTGTCACCAGGAGTGATTGA
- the LOC124660238 gene encoding probable auxin efflux carrier component 5a, with protein sequence MIGWGDLYKVLAATVPLYFALFLGYGSVRWWRIFTREQCDAVNRLVAFFALPFFTFEFTLHTDPFEVNYRAVAADVISKAVIVAVIAIWARFFLSGAGKGKGGTAGSWCITGFSLSTLTNSLVVGVPMLRAMYGEWAQQLVVQLSVFQAIVWLTLLLFVLEVRKAAIGMYVDVAKQSVVVHDAIPESPVKADVEAAVGSVDEAAGVVAVTVSGKPSVWRLVKTVAHKLARNPNTYASFVGITWACVANRLHIELPSVLENSVLIMSKSGTGMAMFSMGLFMAQQEKILACGTSFAALGLALKFALGPAAMAIGSIAVGLRGDVLRVAIIQAALPQSITSFIFAKEYGLHADVLSTAVIFGMLVSLPLLVGLYIVLELIR encoded by the exons ATGATCGGGTGGGGGGACTTGTACAAGGTGTTGGCCGCGACCGTGCCGCTCTACTTCGCCCTGTTCCTCGGCTACGGCTCGGTGCGGTGGTGGCGCATCTTCACGCGGGAGCAGTGCGACGCTGTGAACCGGCTCGTCGCATTCTTCGCGCTCCCCTTCTTCACGTTCGAATTCACGCTCCACACCGACCCGTTCGAGGTCAACTACCGCGCCGTCGCTGCGGACGTCATCTCCAAGGCCGTCATCGTGGCCGTCATCGCCATCTGGGCCAGGTTCTTCCTCTCGGGCGCCGGCAAGGGAAAGGGCGGCACCGCCGGGAGCTGGTGCATCACCGGCTTCTCCCTCTCCACGCTAACGAACTCGCTCGTCGTGGGAGTGCCGATGTTGCGAGCCATGTACGGCGAGTGGGCGCAGCAGCTCGTCGTGCAGCTTTCTGTCTTTCAGGCCATCGTCTGGCTCACGCTGCTGCTCTTCGTGCTCGAGGTCCGGAAGGCCGCCATCGGCATGTACGTCGACGTCGCCAAGCAGAGCGTCGTCGTCCACGACGCCATACCCGAGTCGCCGGTCAAGGCCGACGTCGAGGCGGCCGTCGGCAGCGTCGATGAGGCGGCTGGTGTCGTGGCGGTGACCGTCAGCGGCAAGCCTTCGGTGTGGAGACTGGTGAAGACGGTGGCCCACAAGCTGGCGCGCAACCCGAACACGTATGCAAGCTTCGTCGGCATCACCTGGGCCTGTGTTGCCAACAG GCTACACATCGAGCTGCCAAGTGTCCTTGAGAATTCGGTGCTCATCATGTCCAAGTCAGGCACAGGAATGGCCATGTTCAGCATGG GATTGTTCATGGCGCAGCAGGAGAAGATCCTGGCGTGCGGGACGAGCTTTGCGGCGCTAGGTTTGGCCCTCAAGTTCGCCCTCGGGCCGGCCGCCATGGCCATCGGCTCCATCGCCGTCGGCCTCCGGGGAGACGTCCTCCGCGTCGCCATCATACAG GCTGCACTACCTCAATCAATCACGTCATTCATATTTGCAAAAGAATATGGGCTGCATGCTGACGTCCTAAGTACTGC GGTGATTTttgggatgcttgtctcactgccATTGCTAGTAGGACTTTATATAGTCTTAGAGCTAATTAGGTAG
- the LOC124660239 gene encoding haloalkane dehalogenase 2-like isoform X1, translating into MAPPLAAPRFHTALPRLVLLRPQKPLPCWRRAARPDDQDLYVDDDIGDGFSFSGGKYAEAEGPSKSDEWFAQGRMVKAHALYGNKEKAKDPFFGLTMGKGSQSSDDVFSWFCVETGSSSNPTVLLIHGFPSQAYSYRKVLPVLSDKYRSIAFDWLGFGFSDKPQPKYGFDYTLDEYTSALESLIDAVAPDKLSIVVQGYFAPIVVKYANEHQDKLNHLILVNPPITDRHAKLPSTLACFSNFLLGEIFSQDPLRASDKALTSSGPYMMKEEDATVYRRPYLVSGSSGFALNAITRGLGKDLKGYIESMRSILASDSWNTKTTICWGMRDRWLTYDGVANFCDDLKHKFVEIPMAGHHAQEDRGEELGDIIKRILRG; encoded by the exons atggcgccgccgctcgccgccccgCGCTTCCACACCGCCCTCCcccgcctcgtcctcctccgcccccaGAAGCCCCTCCCCTGCTGGCGCCGCGCGGCTCGCCCCGACGATCAG GATTTGTATGTCGACGACGACATCGGGGACGGCTTCTCTTTCAGCGGCG GGAAGTATGCGGAAGCCGAAGGCCCGAGTAAGTCGGACGAGTGGTTCGCTCAGGGGAGAATG GTAAAAGCTCATGCATTATATGGCAACAAAGAGAAGGCAAAAGATCCTTTCTTTGGTCTCACCATGGGTAAGGGATCACAATCTTCGGATGATGTTTTCAG CTGGTTTTGTGTGGAGACAGGGAGCTCTTCTAATCCCACAGTCCTTCTAATTCATGGCTTTCCATCTCAG GCATACTCTTACCGAAAGGTGCTACCTGTACTATCAGACAAGTATCGCTCCATTGCTTTTGATTGGCTTG GTTTTGGATTCTCAGACAAGCCTCAACCTAAATATGGTTTTGACTACACTCTGGATG AATATACTTCAGCCCTGGAATCTCTAATCGATGCTGTTGCTCCTGACAAGCTCTCCATCGTTGTTCAG GGCTACTTTGCTCCAATTGTGGTCAAATATGCTAATGAACATCAAGACAAGTTGAACCATCTTATACTAGTTAATCCACCG ATAACTGACAGACATGCAAAGCTTCCATCTACCCTTGCATGTTTCAGCAACTTCTTGTTGGGCGAGATATTTTCCCAG GATCCTCTCAGGGCTAGTGATAAGGCCTTGACTAGTAGTGGCCCATATATGATGAAGGAGGAGGATGCTACTGTATATAGAAGGCCATACCTTGTCTCAGGTTCATCTGGTTTTGCACTGAATGCAATAACAAGGGGTCTGGGAAAGGATCTTAAG GGCTACATCGAATCCATGAGGAGCATATTAGCGAGTGACTCATGGAATACAAAGACAACAATATGTTGGGGCATGAGAGATCGTTGGCTCACTTACGATGGGGTGGCAAATTTTTGTGATGACCTAAAACACAAGTTTGTAGAGATTCCCATG gCAGGACACCATGCACAGGAGGATCGTGGTGAAGAGCTAGGCGATATAATCAAACGTATACTGAG AGGATGA
- the LOC124660239 gene encoding cis-3-alkyl-4-alkyloxetan-2-one decarboxylase-like isoform X2 has product MAPPLAAPRFHTALPRLVLLRPQKPLPCWRRAARPDDQDLYVDDDIGDGFSFSGGKYAEAEGPSKSDEWFAQGRMVKAHALYGNKEKAKDPFFGLTMGKGSQSSDDVFSWFCVETGSSSNPTVLLIHGFPSQAYSYRKVLPVLSDKYRSIAFDWLGFGFSDKPQPKYGFDYTLDEYTSALESLIDAVAPDKLSIVVQGYFAPIVVKYANEHQDKLNHLILVNPPITDRHAKLPSTLACFSNFLLGEIFSQDPLRASDKALTSSGPYMMKEEDATVYRRPYLVSGSSGFALNAITRGLGKDLKAGHHAQEDRGEELGDIIKRILRG; this is encoded by the exons atggcgccgccgctcgccgccccgCGCTTCCACACCGCCCTCCcccgcctcgtcctcctccgcccccaGAAGCCCCTCCCCTGCTGGCGCCGCGCGGCTCGCCCCGACGATCAG GATTTGTATGTCGACGACGACATCGGGGACGGCTTCTCTTTCAGCGGCG GGAAGTATGCGGAAGCCGAAGGCCCGAGTAAGTCGGACGAGTGGTTCGCTCAGGGGAGAATG GTAAAAGCTCATGCATTATATGGCAACAAAGAGAAGGCAAAAGATCCTTTCTTTGGTCTCACCATGGGTAAGGGATCACAATCTTCGGATGATGTTTTCAG CTGGTTTTGTGTGGAGACAGGGAGCTCTTCTAATCCCACAGTCCTTCTAATTCATGGCTTTCCATCTCAG GCATACTCTTACCGAAAGGTGCTACCTGTACTATCAGACAAGTATCGCTCCATTGCTTTTGATTGGCTTG GTTTTGGATTCTCAGACAAGCCTCAACCTAAATATGGTTTTGACTACACTCTGGATG AATATACTTCAGCCCTGGAATCTCTAATCGATGCTGTTGCTCCTGACAAGCTCTCCATCGTTGTTCAG GGCTACTTTGCTCCAATTGTGGTCAAATATGCTAATGAACATCAAGACAAGTTGAACCATCTTATACTAGTTAATCCACCG ATAACTGACAGACATGCAAAGCTTCCATCTACCCTTGCATGTTTCAGCAACTTCTTGTTGGGCGAGATATTTTCCCAG GATCCTCTCAGGGCTAGTGATAAGGCCTTGACTAGTAGTGGCCCATATATGATGAAGGAGGAGGATGCTACTGTATATAGAAGGCCATACCTTGTCTCAGGTTCATCTGGTTTTGCACTGAATGCAATAACAAGGGGTCTGGGAAAGGATCTTAAG gCAGGACACCATGCACAGGAGGATCGTGGTGAAGAGCTAGGCGATATAATCAAACGTATACTGAG AGGATGA